AAAGAGGCCAAATACACTCACAAATGGAGAAGGATCTGTgctcaagaaaaatcaaccTCCATAACTGACGAAATTGGGCtgaataaagaagaaattgacAAGCTGAGGAATCTTCTTAATTCCCTGAGTGAACCTTCTAGTGCACGTTCATTGGCTCAATGAGGTAAATgccatatttctttttcttttagcgCTTATGATTCATCTCTTACTCCTGGATCTAGACTTGGGAGCAGATCACATGGCACATAACCCCACTAggttttttacttataatcCATGTCTTGGCAACAGAAAAGCTATTGCTGCAGGTGGCTCAATTGTGACTGTTATTGGTCAAggaacaataaatttaaatcttCTTTCAAAGTTGTATCGATGTTCCAAAGTTATTCACTAACCTTGTATCCATTCATCAAATCACCAAGGActtaaattgcaaaataactttttgttttcaacACAATGCATCTTTCAGGATCAGGTACTAGGGGTGGGTCGTGGGGATTCGTTCAGAAAAGATCAACTATCCCTTTCATGctcattaaaaaagaaattcctcCGCGACAAATGAAACTTGGCTTCATCACTTTTGCTTTGACATCCCCGTTTCACTTTACTTAAAACCATGTTTCCAGCTCTATTCAGCTCTATTCAGAATTACAACTTCCATTGCGACACTTGTGAAATTGCCAAACAACATCACGTGTCATTTCCACTAACCAATACAAGGTCTTCCAAACCATTTTCTTTGATACATACTGATAATTGGAGTCCATCTAAAATTCCTAACATTTCACGTGCTAGATGGTTTGTCTTTTATTGATGATTGTACAAGAACAACATGGTTATACCGCATGAAAGAGATGTCTGAAATAAACAGTATTTTCCCATGTTTTCAGAAAATGATAAGCAGACAATTTAGAGTTACTATATAAAGATTTGGGTCTGATAATGCAAGAGAGTATTTTAATGAAAGtatctcttctttctttaaaaagGAAGAGATAATCCATGAGTCTTCTTGCATCAATACACCCCAACAAAATAGGGTTGCTGAACACAATATTGGCATTTAATCAATGTTACACATGCACAACTGTTTCAGAACAGTGCTCCAAAATGTTTTTGGGAAGAGGTTGCTTTAACAGcaacataataaatagaatGCCATTTATAGTGTTGGGATGTCGGAGTTCTATAACTGTTCTTTCTAGTTTTCAcctcattttgattttctgaaGTGCTTGATTGTGCCGCATTTGTACATGTTCATTCTCACAACAAGGGCAAGCTTGATCCGAGAATGCTATTTTTAAAGTCGAAATTCACCCACCATTGGAAATTAAAGCCAAAACCACTTTAGGCTTCACTTCACAAAAACTCAATTGGTAAAGATTGTATAACATAAGAGCAAACACCTCCAAGTTTATCCTCCTTAATCAATCCTGAAAATACCACAACTCCATGACCAGGTCTTACTACTCAGTTCCTGAAGACAAGTTAAGGGAAAAATCTTATGATATATGTTTAACCTCCTCTTGCCCTGCTATTACATTTTCCAGGTTTTAGTGTTTATCCTCATGTATCTACCATAGTGTAAATATTTGGTTCTATAATCTTCATCCTAAAGCCATATGGTCCTGAATTTCTGCTAGTCTTTCAAGCCACTGCCACTTCCCCAGTTTCTCGACCTCAAAAAGTTCGAGTACAATCCCAATGCATGTATCTTCCTCCCTTTCCTCCCTCTCAAAGTGTTAAAGGTAAGTGGTTACATCACATCCATCCTTCAGAACTcctatttgtttcattttgctAACTCCTATTTAAGGAGTTCAATTCACCACTGCCAAAAATCTATATGCCCTGCCCAGCTAAACCTTCCAAGTCTAAGCAGCTCCACGATTGTTCTACCATATCCATAAACTTTCATGGAAACCACATCTTATCAGATCGAAATAGACATTGCTTGGACTCATCCCACCACAGTTCAACAGAACTGGGAATATGATTAGGGAGTTACCTTGACTGGAAAGAGATCTCCAAGTTGGAATAAACTAGGAAAATGTCCAGTTTAAAGGAGATTTAAGAAACTTGGATGACCcatcaaaagaaaatccatTACTATCTGTTCACTGTtcagtaaaatattattccaaGTTTCCAACTGGTTTATAGCCCCAGCTATAACAGAGAAACTAGACTCTAAGTCTCAACCAACCAATAACGAAAAAGTAGTCGAGGTTTGGCCCTAACAGTTTTCAGCACTATTAGAAGAACTTAGGAAACTAAGATGTCATATTAAGATTTGCAACAAAACGAATTAAAAAACGCTAAATAATGTTCTAACTATAGAGAAGAACTCGTGATCAAAATACATGTAATAATCCCCACAGAATTTTGTCAAACTCTAAAGAGTTGCTATCAGTAGAGATTTCCTATATGAACCACATTTACAATTAGCTTATGTTTATGTGTTGTTTAGAATCCCACCACTCTAGAAACTAAAAAGTGTATGAGACTAACAATTACGagtttcaattataaataaaaccaaGAACAACAAGCAACATAATCAGGAAAAAATCAGGATTTTACACCAACAGTATTACCTTATCAGAAGTAGCTGCCTGTCTGATTCTGATGATATGAAATCATCATTGTCTTGTGCAATGTACTGGTTTGGTTTTTCAGCTTGATGACTATTTTGAATCCTCATAAGTTCACGCCGCACACCATTGATATTAGAGGTGCTTGTTCTATTTGACTCGTTCTGAGTTACTAGGGATTTCTTCACGTTTCTCACctattgatcaaaataactttcAGGTGAGACAAAACTTAAtgaataaaagaacaaaagagcAACATATAAGCAAATCACTTGAACTTCAACTGTTACACTAAGCAGAAGTACTTGAATTCTTTTTACATCTGCACCAAAAAGAGTAAAGAAGCTCATGAATAGTATGATAGCTGATACCTGAATACGAGCATTGCTGGTCCATCTTCTTCGTTTATCAAGCTCCACTTCATCAATACCATACCAAGAAGGATCCTTCGCTGCAACAGCAATTGTCTTGTCCAATTCATCCACCTTCCTATCAGGAAACCAATTTTCAGTACTGATATTATAGGTATGCATTATTACCAGAAATTCCAAGTGTAATCAAGAAACTTGTGCAAACCAGTATTAGATATCAGTTGACCATAGCTACTGTTACATCATTATTTGTAGccatcatggatgacatgaTGACAATGTGACTGAACTACTTTTAGAATAATGACAAGACAGGCAAAGTTATCAATATTTGTTGCATGCATGTAAGAtaaggttttgtttttaaaaataaataaactaaagaaTGTCGTTCACAAGTGGAATGCTTCAAAGTGAAGATTATAACGAACTTCTGTTGTACTATGCAAACAATCAGAAAGTAATCTGATCATTCACTTACCTAAAGAAAAAACTCCTGAAAGTTTCATATTAAAAGTCATACCTGCCATTCAATGCTCTCACATCCAGCAAGAAGTTCGTTAGTGAGACGCAGTTGCTCTCCACTATCTGAAGGCGTTCGTTCCCATTGGTGAAACGTAGAGAGCAACTTATCAATCTAATTAAGCCAAAAATTGAGTGGTTAGATTAGTATTTTTAACCAATGCAAAAACATAGTGACTCAGCCAAAATAGATGTGTCTAAGACGGATTCTTTCACAGCTCACACACATCTGAAACAAAACGAAGCTGGACAGTGCTCAAATGGGAAGAATGAAACTTTCATTCTAAGCAACAAGCAAACTCATTTCACTTAAATAAGAAGAAATCTCAAGAGACAAGGAACCAAAGAAAATCATATATCCAATAAGCCCAAAATTGATGGAGAAAATGTCCCAAGAGCATACAGGTCCAGGGTTGATACAAGCAAGCAGACatgttttacaatttttcctttCTGGGTCAGATGAACAATGCAAGCAGGTATGCCAGTCAATAAGTATGTGAAAATTTGAACTTTCAAGTTAAATTCCCATTATCAGctgattataataattatgcaaTCTACCCAACTGACCTGTTGATAAGACAAgtcctattatttttaatgattcatataaaactcaaatctCTATGTATTCAATTCTcatataaactttatatttatccatcttttagaagaagaaaaacaaaacaacctAATAACCTTTGCAGCACGCAATTAATGACTAAGCTTATTGCAGCAACCTTCACGTTGATCGGTCCAACATATAGATCAGTAACCCTAACTTCaatctagacccatgaatatTTCTCACATCAAATCCCCCCTGAAGCATCCATATAACCTTAAATATACCAAGAAAAGCACAGATATAGCAGTCGAATTGACATCAAACCCACATCAATCAGTATCAACCAAAGTTGGAACATCATCATGGCATCAAAATAGAAGAAAcgtaaaactaaaattggatCAGTAAAACGGCCATACggaaacaaaaatatacagaaaagaagcaaattaGTGATCATTGCTAAGGGATAGTGtcaagaagaacaaaatataCTTACAGAATCCTGAATCTCCTCTTTGACGATGTAAAAAGGGTCTTGAGCTGAAGACATATTTACGTCCAAATATGCAGCAAAATTATGCCGACACCTATAAGAACCatcataaaatttcaagatcTGTCATCTAAAACATAAGCAGAATACGATTAAACTGGATTCACAGATATTTATTACTGAATTTGTAATGATTTCACCTAGGAGAAAAAATCAGATCTCGGGCTCTGGGTTGCGATTTGTGTGAGTTCGAAGTTCCTTTACATTTTCTTCTAATAAAAACGGGGTTTAAAGTTCATCGCAGCGGAACAGGCTGGGCCACTGGAGCAAACCCGGTCGTAGCATTACGGATCCCACCCTAACGATCAATTTCGGTGCGAAATCGGAACTTGGGCTGGGCTAGCCGCTGTGTAGAAACCATggttatgtttgtttttatttttgcagtgttttgttttgtactTTGGAGATAGGGAAtacaaataaagataaataagtgtgtattGGAGATAAAGTGTATATTTGGATCTcgtttttacatataatttaaaatactttaaaataagtggtgtatgtTTGTTGTTAGGATTTAGGAGATAAAAgtcactgtttattgtcaaatcatgccttttttatattatatttatatatataagtgtatgtatatctattatatatagaaagtttaaaataaaaaagaaatacacaaACAATGTGTGAAAACAAAGAGACAAACATTAAGtatgttttatcttgtctcgaaaata
Above is a genomic segment from Sesamum indicum cultivar Zhongzhi No. 13 linkage group LG13, S_indicum_v1.0, whole genome shotgun sequence containing:
- the LOC105176067 gene encoding syntaxin-61, which codes for MSSAQDPFYIVKEEIQDSIDKLLSTFHQWERTPSDSGEQLRLTNELLAGCESIEWQVDELDKTIAVAAKDPSWYGIDEVELDKRRRWTSNARIQVRNVKKSLVTQNESNRTSTSNINGVRRELMRIQNSHQAEKPNQYIAQDNDDFISSESDRQLLLIRQQDEELDELSASVQRIGDVGLTIHEELLAQEKIIDELGTEMEGTSNRLDFVQKKVAMVMKKAGAKGQLMMILFLLALFIVLFVLVFFT